Proteins from one Thalassophryne amazonica chromosome 20, fThaAma1.1, whole genome shotgun sequence genomic window:
- the kat2b gene encoding LOW QUALITY PROTEIN: histone acetyltransferase KAT2B (The sequence of the model RefSeq protein was modified relative to this genomic sequence to represent the inferred CDS: deleted 2 bases in 1 codon): MADSAGIQQGSPAVGASGSAPAAPGAGGTESSGAAGGSSARIAVKKAQLRSSPRPKKLEKLGVYSSCKAEGACKCNGWKSQNPPPTPPRTDQQSNTVNLEEPCRSCSHTLGDHVTHLENVSEEEMNRLLGIVLDVEYLYTCVHKEEDADTKQVYFSLFKLLRKSILQMGKPMLEAQESPPFEKPSIEQGVNNFVQYKFSHLPSKERQTIMELAKMFLNQINYWQLETPSQRRQRIPNDDVAGYKANYTRWLCYCNVPQFCDSLPRYETTQIFGRTLLRSVFTVMRKQLLEQARQEKDKLPPEKCTLILTNFPKILSMLEEEVYSHSSPIWSQDFLAGASGGQIPVHTVISAPPVARPLYYSTSPRAGGPSSCGSASPAKKTASVLEPSPVGGEKRKPSEALPHEDKKPRVVGDIPMDLISEVMATITDPAAIPETSLLSAHSARDEAARLEERRGVIEFHVIGNSLNQKPNKRILMWLVGLQNVFSHQLPRMPKEYITRLVFDPKHKTLSLIKDGRVIGGICFRMFPSQGFTEIVFCAVTSNEQVKGYGTHLMNHLKEYHIKHEILNFLTYADEYAIGYFKKQGFSKDIKVPKAKYVGYIKDYEGATLMGCELNPSIPYTEFSVIIKKQKEIIKKLIERKQAQIRKVYPGLSCFKEGVRQIPIESIPGIRETGWKPMGKGKELKDPDQLYSTLKTILQHVKSHQNAWPFMEPVKKTEAPGYYQVIRFPMDLKTMSERLKCRYYTTRKLFMADMQRIFTNCREYNPPESEYYKCANLLEKFFYTKIKEAGLIEK, from the exons GCTGAGGGAGCCTGTAAGTGCAACGGTTGGAAGAGCCAGAACCCTCCTCCTACACCACCACGAACTGACCAGCAGTCCAACACTGTCAACCTGGAGGAGCCTTGCCGGAGCTGCTCTCACACTCTGG GTGATCACGTGACCCATCTAGAAAATGTTTCAGAGGAGGAAATGAACCGTCTTCTTGGTATTGTGCTGGATGTGGAGTATCTCTACACGTGTGTTCACAAAGAGGAGGATGCTGACACTAAACAGGTCTACTTTTCCCTTTTCAAG ctgCTGAGGAAATCCATTCTACAAATGGGCAAACCAATGTTAGAAGCACAGGAGAGTCCTCCGTTTGAAAAACCCAGCATCGAGCAG GGGGTGAACAATTTTGTCCAGTACAAATTCAGCCACCTGCCATCCAAGGAACGCCAAACCATCATGGAACTGGCCAAAATGTTTCTTAACCAGATCAACTACTGGCAGCTGGAGACACCCTCCCAAAGACGCCAAAGAATACCCAACGATGACGTGGCGGGATACAAGGCCAACTACACCAG ATGGCTCTGTTACTGTAACGTGCCTCAGTTCTGCGACAGCTTGCCCCGGTACGAGACCACGCAGATCTTTGGAAGGACACTTTTGCGCTCGGTGTTCACAGTGATGAGGAAACAGCTGCTGGAGCAGGCCAGACAGGAAAAGGACAAGCTGCCTCCTGAGAAATGCACGCTCATTCTCACTAATTTCCCCAA GATTCTGTCCATGCTGGAGGAGGAGGTGTACAGCCACAGTTCTCCGAtctggagccaagattttttggCAGGAGCCTCAGGCGGGCAGATACCCGTCCACACAG TTATTAGTGCGCCCCCTGTGGCCAGACCTTTGTACTACAGCACCAGCCCCCGTGCCGGTGGACCC TCGAGCTGCGGCAGCGCCAGTCCTGCCAAAAAAACAGCTTCTGTACTGGAGCCAAGCCCAG TTGGTGGTGAGAAGCGGAAACCCTCAGAAGCCCTCCCACATGAAGACAAGAAGCCCAGGGTGGTGGGTGACATCCCCATGGACCTCATCAGTGAAGTGATGGCAACAATTACTGACCCCGCTGCTATCCCTGAG ACGAGTCTACTATCAGCCCACTCAGCCCGCGATGAAGCTGCCCGACTGGAGGAACGCAGGGGGGTGATTGAGTTCCACGTCATTGGTAACTCCCTAAATCAGAAACCCAACAAGAGGATCTTGATGTGGCTCGTTGGTCTTCAGAATGTGTTCTCCCACCAACTGCCACGCATGCCAAAGGAGTATATCACACGCCTTGTCTTTGATCC GAAGCACAAGACTCTGTCTCTTATCAAGGATGGCCGTGTGATTGGAGGGATCTGCTTCAGGATGTTTCCATCgcagggcttcacagagattgttTTTTGTGCCGTCACCTCCAATGAACAGGTCAAG GGTTATGGTACCCATTTGATGAACCATCTCAAAGAATACCACATTAAGCACGAAATCCTCAACTTCCTCACATATGCTGATGAGTACGCCATTGGGTACTTCAAGAAACAG GGTTTCTCAAAGGACATCAAGGTTCCCAAAGCCAAATATGTTGGCTACATCAAAGATTATGAGGGAGCCACTCTCATGGGTTGTGAACTTAACCCCAGCATTCCCTACACAGAGTTCTCAGTTATCATCAAGAAACAGAAGGAG ATCATCAAGAAGCTGATTGAAAGGAAACAAGCTCAGATCAGAAAAGTCTACCCAGGACTTTCCTGTTTTAAGGAAGGTGTCCGGCAGATTCCCATTGAGAGCATTCCTGGCATAC GTGAAACTGGCTGGAAGCCAATGGGAAAAGG GAAGGAACTGAAGGATCCAGATCAGTTGTACAGCACACTGAAGACCATCCTCCAACATGTGAAG AGTCACCAGAATGCCTGGCCTTTCATGGAGCCTGTGAAGAAAACCGAGGCACCTGGTTACTACCAAGTCATTCGATTCCCCATGG ATCTTAAGACGATGAGTGAGCGTCTAAAATGCAGGTACTACACAACACGCAAGCTGTTTATGGCCGACATGCAGCGCATCTTCACTAACTGCCGTGAATACAACCCCCCTGAGAGCGAGTACTACAAGTGTGCCAACTTACTGGAGAAATTCTTCTACACCAAGATTAAAGAAGCAGGACTCATTGAAAAGTAG
- the sgo1 gene encoding shugoshin 1 yields MARERVLKKSFQQSLEDIKERMKEKRTKRLASVSIPSRGRSRMISRTTGDNNRYTILKGVQANNKALAIALQAEKEKVRQANAVILQLKREQQAIFLHLLLLKRKLKEQEALEANALDSNPTNILVQENLQDSPRKKRISQALEQAVTYDTSTAYKDPQVPNKYEQHDFEQQFILPPTVGVRRQHADRQSRRRSEHVRERRSLSEVEPVLPLEAVADVPAGLETLTASPIYSDSRKHKQTQQEGGSELTDPTGSGEFQHSTPEHVPPKAVKQQPSRKQTQLQPHTKPEVTVQKSERGRKPDRAPLKKPWENPKPRARSKRRNKSATQTKTAPLLQGNKLNTSVGCNDTFDFDCEESVHLTPFRAKAEETQAAESVCEVAPQRSPTPTEPQLVLSKEDDSSLCSPSSESEGSIYVPQRARRRQSSPEKAKVITTRRSRLSTVTRRKENVPSKQEITVFRDEASPKSVEPEKEVRVLKSTNCVAESPDPVRLGQENHNEMAMDGLLPVSPLVEAEMMRIDNVLSNFENSSSNAPPHLPRQTACMVKTGNKRGLGVRTAGRGLSLCDVTNLSPAAYRRFPSTGSRPSDARCSTPIPARKRRCTTMVDYKEPSLNAKLRRGDKFTDLQFLRSPIFKQKSGRRSAQKSRESMKSQQSFEKFNESFVGCC; encoded by the exons ATGGCGAGAGAACGAGTCCTAAAGAAGTCCTTCCAGCAAAGCCTGGAGGACATTAAAGAGAGGATGAAGGAAAAGAGGACCAAACGGCTGGCCAGTGTCTCAATCCCCAGCAGAGGACGATCCAGAATGATCAGCAGAACCACTG GGGATAACAACAGATATACCATCTTAAAAGGAGTCCAGGCAAACAACAAGGCTTTGGCCATTGCCCTACAAGCAGAGAAGGAGAAAGTACGACAGGCTAATGCAGTGATCCTGCAGCTGAAGAGGGAACAACAGGCCATTTTCCTTCATCTACTGCTGCTCAAGAGGAAGCTCAAAGAACAGGAAGCTCTGGAAGCAAATGCTTTAGAT TCTAATCCTACAAACATCCTTGTGCAAGAAAACCTTCAAGATTCACCAAG GAAAAAACGGATCAGCCAGGCACTTGAACAGGCTGTGACGTATGACACGTCAACCGCCTATAAAG ATCCTCAGGTCCCTAATAAATATGAACAACATGACTTTGAACAACAGTTTATCTTGCCTCCTACCGTGGGGGTGAGGCGACAGCATGCTGATAGACAAAGCAGGAGGAGGTCCGAGCATGTCCGAGAACGGAGGTCGTTGAGTGAAGTGGAGCCCGTTTTACCTTTGGAAGCTGTTGCAGATGTTCCTGCAGGCTTGGAAACTTTAACAGCAAGTCCTATTTACAGTGACAGTagaaagcacaaacaaacacagcaggAAGGGGGATCAGAATTGACAGATCCCACCGGGTCGGGCGAGTTTCAGCACTCTACCCCAGAGCATGTCCCACCTAAAGCTGTCAAACAGCAGCCTTCCAGGAAACAAACTCAGCTGCAGCCTCAtaccaaaccagaagtgactGTTCAGAAATCTGAGAGAGGTCGCAAACCAGACCGTGCACCACTAAAAAAACCTTGGGAGAATCCCAAACCCAGGGCCCGCTCTAAAAGACGGAACAAGTCAGCCACACAGACTAAAACAGCCCCTCTGCTGCAGGGTAATAAGCTCAACACTTCCGTAGGATGTAATGACACGTTTGATTTCGACTGTGAAGAGAGTGTTCACCTCACACCCTTCAGGGCCAAGGCTGAGGAAACTCAGGCGGCCGAGTCAGTCTGTGAAGTGGCTCCACAGAGATCCCCGACCCCAACAGAGCCTCAGCTTGTCCTTTCCAAAGAGGATGACTCCAGCCTGTGTTCACCAAGTTCTGAGTCAGAGGGCAGCATTTATGTTCCCCAGAGGGCTCGAAGAAGACAAAGTTCCCCTGAAAAAGCCAAAGTGATCACGACTCGTAGAAGCCGGCTGTCTACAGTAACCAGGAGGAAAGAAAATGTCCCTTCAAAACAGGAGATCACTG tCTTTAGGGATGAGGCAAGCCCTAAGAGTGTAGAACCTGAGAAAGAAGTGCGTGTCCTGAAGTCCACTAACTGTGTTGCTGAAAGTCCTGACCCAGTCAGGTTGGGACAGGAAAATCATAATG AAATGGCGATGGATGGTTTGCTCCCCGTCAGTCCTCTAGTTGAAGCTGAGATGATGCGAATAGACAACGTCCTGTCTAATTTTGAAAATTCCTCCAGTAACGCTCCACCTCATTTGCCCAGACAAACAGCCTGCATGGTCAAGACGGGCAACAAGC GTGGGCTTGGTGTAAGGACAGCAGGGCGGGGCTTGAGTCTATGTGATGTGACCAATCTGTCCCCTGCAGCATACCGTCGGTTTCCTTCCACCGGGTCACGCCCCTCTGATGCCCGATGTTCCACCCCGATCCCTGCACGCAAGCGGCGCTGCACCACGATGGTGGACTACAAAGAGCCCTCTTTAAATGC GAAACTTCGGCGAGGAGACAAGTTTACAGACTTGCAGTTCCTCCGCTCTCCTATTTTCAAGCAAAAGTCTGGCAGGAGGTCAGCGCAGAAATCAAGAGAGTCGATGAAAAGCCAGCAGTCATTTGAGAAattcaatgagtcatttgttggaTGCTGCTGA